From a region of the Hymenobacter jejuensis genome:
- the ilvB gene encoding biosynthetic-type acetolactate synthase large subunit: MLTKEQPAQALREQVTTTISGAEATLRALLAEDVDTIFGYPGGAIIPIYDALYDFKEQLNHVLVRHEQGGIHAAQGFARASGRVGVVFATSGPGATNLVTGLADALIDSTPLVCITGQVFAHLLGTDAFQETDILNITTPITKWNYQITNAEEIPEVLAKAFYIARSGRPGPVLIDITKNAQQQKFEYNGYTPCNHIRSYRPKPIVRPEYIEQAAALINQAQRPFVLWGQGVILGKAEQEFKEFIEKSGIPAAWTILGAGALPTDHPLNVGMLGMHGNYGPNVLTNECDVLIAIGMRFDDRVTGRLDKYAKQAKVVHLDIDPTEIDKNVAATVPVWGDCKETLPLLTQLVDNKTHAEWRQRFEDYQTQEVAAVIQEELFPTSEELTMGEVIQQLNELTQGEAIVVTDVGQHQMVACRYARFNRSRSNITSGGLGTMGFALPAAIGAKFGAPSSTVVAVIGDGGFQMTIQELGTIMQTGVDVKIMILNNQFLGMVRQWQELFNDRRYSFVNIASPDYVTVASGYGIAGKRVTERGELQTALQEMLAHPGSFLLEVMVTKENNIFPMVPQGCSVSEIRLR, translated from the coding sequence ATGTTAACGAAAGAGCAGCCAGCGCAAGCCTTGCGTGAACAAGTTACCACGACCATTTCCGGCGCCGAAGCAACCTTGCGCGCGCTGCTGGCCGAGGACGTGGACACCATTTTCGGCTATCCGGGTGGGGCAATTATTCCCATCTACGATGCGCTGTATGACTTCAAAGAGCAGCTCAACCACGTGCTCGTGCGGCACGAGCAGGGCGGCATCCATGCGGCGCAGGGCTTTGCGCGGGCGTCGGGTCGGGTCGGCGTAGTGTTTGCTACCAGCGGCCCCGGCGCTACCAATCTGGTCACGGGACTGGCTGATGCTCTGATTGATAGCACGCCGCTGGTGTGCATCACGGGCCAGGTGTTCGCGCACTTGTTGGGCACAGATGCCTTTCAGGAAACGGACATCCTCAACATCACCACGCCCATCACCAAGTGGAATTATCAGATCACCAACGCCGAGGAAATCCCGGAGGTGCTGGCCAAAGCGTTTTACATCGCCCGCAGCGGCCGGCCCGGCCCGGTGCTGATTGACATCACCAAAAACGCGCAGCAGCAAAAGTTTGAGTACAACGGCTATACGCCTTGCAACCACATCCGCAGCTACCGCCCCAAGCCCATTGTGCGGCCCGAATACATCGAGCAGGCGGCGGCGCTCATCAACCAGGCCCAGCGGCCGTTTGTGCTCTGGGGGCAGGGCGTGATTCTGGGGAAGGCGGAACAGGAATTCAAAGAATTTATCGAGAAAAGTGGCATTCCGGCCGCCTGGACCATTCTGGGAGCCGGTGCGCTGCCCACCGATCACCCCCTGAACGTGGGCATGTTGGGCATGCACGGCAACTACGGCCCCAACGTGCTCACCAACGAATGCGACGTGCTGATTGCCATCGGGATGCGCTTCGACGACCGCGTCACGGGGCGCCTCGACAAGTACGCCAAGCAGGCTAAGGTTGTCCACCTCGACATTGACCCCACCGAAATCGACAAGAACGTAGCGGCCACCGTGCCGGTGTGGGGCGATTGTAAGGAAACGTTGCCTTTGCTTACCCAACTAGTTGATAATAAAACACATGCTGAATGGCGTCAGCGCTTCGAAGATTACCAGACGCAGGAGGTAGCGGCCGTTATTCAGGAGGAGCTTTTCCCGACTTCGGAAGAGCTGACAATGGGTGAAGTCATTCAGCAGCTCAACGAACTAACTCAGGGTGAGGCCATTGTGGTGACCGACGTGGGCCAGCACCAGATGGTAGCCTGCCGATATGCCCGGTTCAACCGCTCGCGCAGCAACATCACCAGCGGCGGCTTGGGCACGATGGGCTTTGCGCTGCCCGCCGCCATTGGGGCCAAGTTTGGGGCGCCGAGCAGCACGGTGGTAGCCGTCATCGGCGACGGGGGTTTCCAGATGACGATTCAGGAGCTGGGCACCATCATGCAGACGGGCGTTGATGTGAAAATCATGATTCTCAACAACCAATTCCTCGGCATGGTGCGGCAGTGGCAGGAGCTGTTCAACGACCGGCGCTATTCCTTCGTCAACATCGCCAGCCCCGATTATGTGACTGTGGCCAGCGGCTACGGCATCGCCGGCAAGCGGGTAACCGAGCGCGGCGAGCTGCAAACGGCGCTACAGGAAATGCTGGCGCATCCCGGCTCTTTCTTGCTGGAGGTGATGGTAACCAAAGAGAACAACATCTTCCCGATGGTGCCGCAAGGTTGCAGCGTAAGCGAGATTCGGCTGCGGTAG